The genomic region TCTAATATTGCTATTTAAGCTGATAAATTATCATTTAAGGTATTAATAACAACTCTTCTGGACGGCAAGAGTTAATTTTAACGGGAAGCCGTTCTAATTCATTTTCCTGAATTTTTGAAAGGAGAATTGAAATGAAAGAAAAGTTAATGACAGATATTATTCAGGGTATGCTTCCATACCTTAATAATTATGAAATGAAAAAATTAAAGGAAGTATTAGAATATACCTTTTATCAATACTAAGGATGAAGAGAATTTAGCAATAGATGCTAATGAATAAAAATGATTATAAATCCTAAAATAGTAATACAAATATTTAATATTTATATTTTTTTTCGCAGTAATTTTACATACACGTTGATTTATTATAGCATTACTTTCATGATTATATATGGCAACTCTTCCTACCCAACTTAAAGGATTAGGTTTACTAACTGGATCACCTGTCAAAGCAAATAATATATCTCCTTTTTTTACCATGAATTTCTCAAATTTATTTGTGTCATCTATATTTATTGAAGAACTTTCCTTAAAAAATTGTATTTTTCCATCTTTTAGTTCTTTAATTTTTATAATTTTAAAATCTCCATTTTCAATAAAGTCTTTTGATTTAAAAGCATACCCATTTTGAAAATTTACAAAATCTTTTATTTGCATTTATCCACTTCCTATCATATAAATTTCTTATGAGCAATTTT from Oceanivirga salmonicida harbors:
- a CDS encoding restriction endonuclease subunit S, giving the protein MQIKDFVNFQNGYAFKSKDFIENGDFKIIKIKELKDGKIQFFKESSSINIDDTNKFEKFMVKKGDILFALTGDPVSKPNPLSWVGRVAIYNHESNAIINQRVCKITAKKNINIKYLYYYFRIYNHFYSLASIAKFSSSLVLIKGIF